One Clostridium estertheticum DNA segment encodes these proteins:
- a CDS encoding alanine/glycine:cation symporter family protein, translating to MDFATLTGKIASLLWSSGLIYLCLGSGIYFSLRMRFPQLRLIKDMVGQLFGGKSSTKGVSSFQSFAMALGGRVGVGNIAGVATAIFYGGPGAIFWMWIIAFLGAGSAYAESALAQVWKEDIIGDYRGGPAYYIEKGLKNKPFAILFAIVTIIGNGFTGPGIQAFNIAESTNTAFGISPYVTGIFVAVLFGFVIFGGIKRIGNFAGAVVPFMAGAYILIALVILVINFKNVPAMFGLIFSSAFNLNATFGAIFGTAVMWGVKRGLYSNEAGMGTGAQAAGAAEVSHPAKQGLVQAFSVYIDTLFVCTATALMILSTGKYNVANPAGGFLVEHLPGVGVGPAFAQESINTLIPGLGSPFIAIAIFFFAFTTLLAFAYYTDSNVAYLFKNSKNLKTISFVTKIILVVSTFYGTIRTSSMAWNLADIGVGMMAWLNIIAIILLTKPVLATLKDYEQQKKMGLDPVFVPKRCGIKGAEIWDDIVEKNYGEQIAALKEKVGDVNKPMV from the coding sequence ATGGATTTTGCTACTTTAACAGGTAAAATTGCAAGTTTGCTTTGGAGTTCTGGTTTGATTTATCTTTGTTTGGGATCAGGAATTTATTTTTCATTACGAATGAGATTTCCACAGCTACGCCTAATCAAAGACATGGTAGGGCAATTGTTTGGAGGAAAGAGTTCTACAAAAGGTGTTTCATCTTTTCAAAGCTTTGCCATGGCATTAGGTGGACGTGTAGGTGTTGGAAATATTGCTGGAGTTGCTACTGCAATATTCTATGGTGGCCCAGGAGCAATTTTTTGGATGTGGATTATTGCTTTCTTAGGAGCGGGTTCAGCTTACGCAGAATCTGCTTTGGCCCAGGTGTGGAAAGAAGATATTATTGGTGATTACCGTGGAGGTCCGGCATATTATATAGAAAAAGGCCTGAAAAATAAACCTTTTGCTATACTATTTGCTATAGTAACTATTATAGGAAATGGTTTTACAGGACCAGGAATACAAGCGTTTAACATTGCAGAGTCAACAAACACTGCTTTTGGTATCTCTCCATATGTTACAGGAATTTTTGTTGCTGTGTTATTCGGATTTGTAATTTTCGGTGGTATTAAAAGAATTGGTAATTTCGCGGGTGCAGTTGTGCCATTTATGGCAGGCGCTTATATTCTCATTGCTTTAGTTATTTTGGTTATAAATTTTAAAAATGTACCCGCAATGTTTGGCTTAATCTTCAGTTCTGCATTTAACCTTAATGCAACATTCGGTGCTATATTTGGAACTGCAGTTATGTGGGGAGTAAAAAGAGGGCTTTACTCTAACGAAGCAGGAATGGGTACTGGCGCACAAGCTGCCGGTGCAGCTGAAGTATCACACCCTGCAAAGCAAGGTCTTGTCCAAGCTTTCTCAGTATACATAGACACATTATTCGTTTGTACTGCAACTGCACTTATGATACTCTCTACAGGAAAATACAATGTTGCGAATCCTGCTGGTGGATTTTTAGTAGAGCATCTTCCAGGAGTTGGTGTTGGCCCTGCCTTCGCTCAAGAATCTATAAATACATTGATTCCCGGTCTTGGCAGTCCATTTATTGCTATAGCTATCTTCTTCTTTGCATTCACTACATTGCTAGCATTTGCCTACTATACTGATAGTAATGTTGCATATCTATTTAAAAATAGTAAAAATTTAAAAACTATTTCATTTGTTACGAAAATCATTTTAGTAGTATCTACATTTTATGGAACAATCCGTACATCAAGTATGGCTTGGAATCTTGCAGACATTGGTGTTGGTATGATGGCATGGCTGAATATAATTGCTATTATACTATTAACAAAACCTGTTCTTGCAACTCTTAAAGATTATGAGCAGCAAAAAAAGATGGGTTTGGATCCAGTTTTTGTTCCTAAGAGATGCGGGATTAAGGGTGCAGAAATATGGGATGACATCGTTGAAAAGAACTATGGAGAACAGATTGCAGCATTAAAGGAAAAGGTAGGAGATGTAAATAAACCTATGGTTTAA
- a CDS encoding DNA-binding domain-containing protein: protein MRYYIVDDDMSMVRILTNIIEENNSFEVIGFSNNGETAYNEILLLSPDIVLVDFLMPKMDGNTLVQQLKILKPDICFIMISQVLDSELITDSYKSGIEFFISKPINKIEVEKVTSKVAENIEMKMMLSSIKKMLKSSEQPNTDIKDSLKEVKHILSILGMLGEKGTTDIIKICAIIIETKKSFSEFNLEELFTCFGDNPEIVKQRIRRAIKNGLGNMANLGIEDYMNETFNTYANVLFDFSSVKAEMDHIKGKKNTGGKISINKFFEGLLLYCEID, encoded by the coding sequence ATGAGATACTATATTGTTGATGATGACATGAGTATGGTAAGAATACTTACTAATATAATAGAAGAAAACAATTCATTTGAAGTTATAGGGTTCTCAAATAATGGCGAAACTGCTTATAACGAAATACTTTTATTAAGCCCTGATATTGTACTTGTAGATTTTCTTATGCCTAAAATGGATGGAAATACTCTTGTACAGCAGCTCAAGATATTAAAACCTGATATTTGTTTTATTATGATATCTCAGGTTTTAGATAGTGAGCTTATCACAGATTCATACAAATCAGGAATAGAATTTTTTATAAGTAAACCCATTAATAAAATTGAAGTAGAAAAAGTGACCTCAAAAGTTGCAGAAAATATTGAAATGAAAATGATGTTGTCTAGTATAAAAAAAATGTTGAAAAGTTCGGAACAACCCAATACGGATATAAAAGACAGCCTAAAGGAAGTAAAACACATTTTAAGTATTCTTGGAATGCTTGGTGAAAAGGGAACAACAGATATAATAAAAATATGTGCAATTATAATTGAAACCAAAAAATCCTTTTCTGAATTTAATTTAGAGGAACTTTTTACTTGTTTTGGAGATAATCCAGAGATTGTAAAGCAAAGGATTCGAAGAGCCATTAAAAATGGACTGGGGAATATGGCAAACTTAGGAATTGAAGATTATATGAATGAAACTTTTAATACTTATGCAAATGTGCTTTTTGATTTTTCCAGCGTGAAAGCTGAGATGGATCATATAAAAGGCAAAAAAAATACTGGAGGAAAAATCTCTATAAACAAATTTTTTGAAGGCCTTCTACTATATTGTGAAATAGACTAA
- a CDS encoding ATP-binding protein has protein sequence MKKIKSIFIISIGIALASQVNINFFVPGFIITLSVVILPVFLYFYKEFNAIEIIFATGIISPLYRGIFLYVGTKNLHTTLGFIGADVLFYFSYGILFYLFYLRKPKTNLTDLFFSVFFCDLFSNIIEISIMLGFKGYSYLLFQDLAIIAFTRTAIAISIILLLKYYKFLLIKEEHEERYRKLILMTSSVKSEIYFMNKNNSDIEDVMKKAYSLYKDISEQNYSCDLKNISLDIAKDVHEIKKDYISVIKGLEEMVGEKTDTVNMNIRDIAIIIEIDVKEHVKRNKSNVSLNFEILDSFNVKEHFYLVSVLRNLIYNSIEAMEEMKNGNIKISISKSQGYYVFVISDNGKGIKEKDIEYIFNPGFSTKFNVETGDICRGIGLAHVKGIVNDIFSGTIDVHSETDKGTEFTIKIKEDKMEGEPI, from the coding sequence ATGAAAAAGATAAAGTCTATTTTTATTATTTCTATAGGCATAGCCCTAGCATCTCAAGTTAATATAAATTTTTTTGTTCCAGGGTTTATAATAACCTTGTCAGTTGTCATATTGCCTGTTTTTCTTTATTTTTATAAGGAATTTAATGCAATAGAAATTATCTTTGCAACTGGCATAATTTCTCCCCTTTATAGGGGAATATTCTTATACGTTGGGACTAAGAATTTACATACTACCCTTGGATTTATAGGCGCTGATGTTTTGTTTTATTTTAGCTATGGCATATTATTTTATTTATTCTATTTGAGAAAACCAAAAACGAATTTAACGGATTTATTTTTTTCTGTATTTTTCTGTGATCTTTTTTCAAACATTATAGAAATTAGCATAATGCTTGGTTTCAAAGGGTATAGCTATCTATTGTTCCAAGATTTAGCGATTATAGCCTTTACAAGAACTGCAATAGCAATATCTATAATATTACTACTGAAATATTACAAATTCTTACTGATAAAGGAAGAGCATGAAGAAAGATATAGAAAATTAATATTAATGACTTCAAGTGTGAAAAGTGAAATTTATTTTATGAACAAAAACAATTCGGATATTGAAGATGTAATGAAAAAAGCTTATTCTCTTTATAAAGACATTTCGGAACAAAATTACTCTTGCGATTTAAAAAATATTTCTCTTGATATAGCAAAAGATGTGCACGAAATAAAAAAGGACTATATCAGCGTTATAAAAGGATTAGAAGAAATGGTTGGCGAAAAAACAGATACGGTTAATATGAATATTAGAGATATTGCAATTATTATTGAGATTGATGTAAAAGAGCATGTAAAAAGAAATAAATCTAATGTAAGTTTAAACTTCGAAATATTAGATAGTTTTAACGTGAAGGAACATTTTTATTTGGTTTCCGTACTGAGAAACCTTATTTACAATAGCATAGAAGCTATGGAAGAAATGAAAAATGGGAATATAAAAATTTCTATTAGCAAGAGCCAAGGATACTATGTTTTTGTTATATCCGATAATGGTAAAGGAATAAAAGAGAAAGATATTGAATATATTTTCAATCCTGGATTTTCAACAAAATTTAATGTAGAGACTGGTGACATTTGTCGAGGCATAGGACTTGCCCATGTTAAAGGCATTGTTAATGATATTTTTTCAGGTACGATAGATGTCCATTCCGAAACGGATAAAGGTACGGAATTCACTATAAAAATAAAAGAAGATAAAATGGAAGGAGAACCTATATGA
- the glyA gene encoding serine hydroxymethyltransferase, whose product MMEYLKNSDLKVYEIIQEENTRQEDHIELIASENFVSKAVMEANGSILTNKYAEGYPAKRYYGGCEVVDKVENLARDRMKELFGAEHANVQPHSGSQANMAVYFSVLKPGDTILGMNLSHGGHLTHGSKVNFSGILYNIIPYGVNLETETIDYQEVRTLAKEHNPKMIVIGASAYPRAIDFAAFREICDEVGAYMFVDMAHIAGLVATGAHQSPVPYADFVTTTTHKTLRGPRGGAILCKEKYAKQIDKSIFPGMQGGPLMQTIAAKAVCFGEALRPEFKVYIEQVVKNAKVLGEELLKYGFKLVSGGTDNHLLLIELTNKNITGKEAEKLLDLVGITVNKNTVPNETLSPFVTSGIRIGTPAVTTRGFKEAEMKIIAALMNETIENREGNLEGIREKVVQLCNKFPLY is encoded by the coding sequence ATGATGGAATACTTAAAAAACAGTGATTTAAAAGTTTATGAAATTATTCAAGAGGAAAATACAAGACAAGAGGATCATATTGAACTAATAGCTTCTGAAAATTTTGTTAGCAAGGCTGTAATGGAAGCAAATGGTTCTATATTAACTAATAAATATGCGGAAGGCTATCCTGCTAAGAGATATTATGGTGGTTGTGAAGTAGTGGATAAAGTAGAAAATTTAGCACGTGATAGAATGAAAGAACTTTTCGGTGCTGAACATGCTAATGTGCAACCTCATTCAGGTTCACAAGCCAATATGGCTGTATACTTTTCTGTACTAAAACCAGGAGATACAATACTCGGTATGAATTTGAGCCATGGCGGACATTTAACTCATGGAAGTAAAGTAAACTTTTCAGGAATTTTATATAACATCATTCCTTATGGCGTTAATTTAGAAACAGAAACAATAGATTATCAAGAAGTGAGGACGCTCGCTAAAGAGCATAACCCTAAAATGATAGTAATTGGGGCGTCTGCTTACCCAAGGGCAATAGATTTTGCAGCCTTTAGAGAAATCTGCGATGAAGTTGGAGCATATATGTTTGTCGATATGGCTCATATAGCCGGGCTTGTAGCAACAGGAGCACATCAGTCGCCAGTACCATATGCTGATTTTGTCACAACTACTACTCATAAAACATTAAGAGGACCTAGAGGTGGAGCAATTTTATGTAAAGAGAAATATGCAAAACAAATAGACAAGTCTATTTTCCCAGGTATGCAAGGTGGACCATTAATGCAGACTATAGCTGCTAAAGCTGTTTGCTTTGGAGAAGCTCTTAGGCCAGAATTCAAAGTTTACATTGAACAAGTAGTTAAAAATGCAAAAGTTTTAGGTGAAGAACTTTTAAAATACGGATTTAAATTAGTATCTGGCGGGACAGATAACCATCTTTTACTTATAGAATTAACAAATAAAAATATAACTGGTAAAGAAGCAGAAAAGCTATTAGATCTTGTGGGCATTACTGTAAATAAAAATACAGTACCAAATGAAACTCTAAGCCCGTTTGTTACAAGTGGAATAAGAATTGGAACACCTGCTGTAACTACTAGAGGCTTTAAAGAAGCAGAAATGAAAATAATAGCGGCCCTTATGAATGAAACTATAGAAAATAGAGAAGGAAATTTAGAAGGAATTAGAGAAAAAGTAGTTCAATTATGTAATAAGTTCCCATTATATTAG